The Streptomyces achromogenes DNA segment GCGGTCCTCGGAAGGTCCGCCCGCCGGAGCAGGCCGGCACGTGTCGCGCCTGTTCAGTGCCGTCGCGCGCCGTGGTAGCGCTCGGCGAGGCGGGCGAGTGCGACGGCGGCGAGGAGGAGTCCGAAGTCGCGCAGCGCGATGTCGTAGTAGTCGGGAATGGTCAGGAGGTTGACGATGATGCCGCCCAGCCAGCCGGCGACCAGCCAGGCTCCGAAGCGGGGCGCGAGGGCCACGGCGATGCCCGCCACGATTTCGATGGCGCCCACCGCGTACATGGCGGCCTGGGCGCTGCCGGGAACGAGGTCGTCGATCCACGGCGCGAGGTAGGCGGGCCAGTCCACGAGCAGGTTGGCGAACTTGTCCAGCCCGAACAGGATCGGCGCGACCGTGAAGGCCGTACGCAGGATCACGAACGCCTGATAGCCCGGATCGGCGAGCAGGCCGCGCCGCGCGGCGGCGGGCGTGGTGCTTGTGGTGACGGAGGACATGACGACCACTCCTTCTATAAGAGACTCTCATTACTTATAGAAGCTCGGAACTCTTCTTTAGTCAATGGCCATGGGTTTTACACTGGTGTTCGTGACCGACCCGAAGGAAGTACGCGACGCCGACGTCTCCGCCATCGCCGCTCTGGACGAGCCGACGCGCAGGCGGCTGTACGACCATGTCGTGCGCCAGCCGGCCCCCGTCGGCCGGGACGAGGCCGCGGCCGCGCTGGGTCTGGCTCGCCAGACCGCGGCGTTCCATCTCGACCGCCTCGCCGACGAGTCCCTCCTCGACGTGGTCTACGAGCGGCGCAGCGGGCGGACGGGGCCGGGTGCGGGCCGGCCGGCCAAGCTGTACCGGCGCTCGGCGAAACAGATCGCGGTCAGCCTGCCCGACCGGCGCTACGAGCTGGCCGGGCGGCTGCTCGCCCAGGCCGTGGAGGAATCCGCCGCGACCGGTGAGGCGGTGGAACAGGTGCTGCACCGCAAGGCCGAAGAGCTCGGTACTCACCTGGGGGAGGCGGGCGGCGCAGTCCTGTCCGGCGTCCTGGAGCGATACGGATTCGAGCCCCACCGTGAGGAGGACGCCATCGTTCTGGGCAACTGTCCCTTCCACGCCCTGGCCCGTGAGCACACGCAGACGGTCTGCGGCATGAACCTGCACCTGCTGCGCGGTGTCCTGCACGGGCTGGGGGAGCGCGGATACGAGGCCTGTCTTTCGCCCGGCCCGGGTCGGTGCTGCGTCCGCCTGGAGCCCGTCACCTGATCGCTGCACGGAAGGGCACCGGACCGTGAGCGTGCCGGTCGCCGTTGGCGTCGATCTGCCAGATGCCGGCGCCGGCGCGGAGGACGTCGGCGGCGGTCACCCCCGGGCGGATGGCGCCGGCCTCGTGGCAACAGCGTCGGCATCCACTTCGACGAGGTCCCGCTCCCGCTGCTGTCGCTGTACCAGCGCGGCGTCCACTTCCGCAACGGCAAGGGCCACGCACGGCCGAACATGACGCCGACCCTGGAGGCGGTGGCCGCCGGGCTGCTCCACCCCGAGCTGGTCACCAGCGGGATCTATGGATGGGACGAGATCCCCGACGTGCTGACCTCCGCCGCGCCGGCCACAAGCCGATCTTCGTCCTGGAGAACTGAGGCAGGACATCAGGAAAGGTCATGAACTCGCCTTCGAATCACCGCACCCCACCCGCACCCCACCCGCACCGCAGGACGCCGCCGACCACCACGCGGGCGAGGAGCGAGGACCGCGTGGCGTCCTGCGCGTCTGGGGATGGTGCGGCTGGTGGTCCCGGGGACGTGGATCCGCGGACGTGGGTCCTGGGTGGGTCTCCCCGTGTGAGGTGGCCTAGTCGGCCAGCTGGGCGTACAGGCCGGTCAGGTCGCCGGCGAGGCCGGCCTTGACCTGGCGTGAGATGTCGTCGGCGAGGACCTCGTAGGCCCCGCTCTCGATGCCGTCGAGGGCGAGTGCGGCGACGTCACGGGGGTCGGACTTCGGTGCGTCGACGCCGGCCGCCAGGTCCGTGTCCACGTAGCCGACGTGCAGTCCGGTGACGGAGATGCCGCGCGGCTGGAGCTCCAGACGCAGGGAGTTGGTCTGCGACCACAGGGCGGCCTTGGAGGCGCTGTAGGAGCCGCCGAGCGCGATCCAGGAGAGCACGGAGTGCACGTTGAGGAGGTGGCCGCCGCCGTTGCGCTCGATGACCGGCACGAAGGCACGGGCGACGAGCAGCGGGCCGTAGAAGTTGGTCTCGAACTCCCGGCGCACGTCGTCGACCGGGGAGTCGAGGAAGGACGCGCCGACCGAGGCGCCGGCGTTGTTGATCACCACGGTCACGTCCCCCGCCTGTGCGGCGGCGGCCGCCACGGAGGCCGGGTCGGTGACTTCCAGCGCCACGGGCACCGCGTCGGGGTGCGTCACGCCGCGCGGGTCGCGGGCCGTGGCGTAGACCTTGCCTGCGCCGCGTGCGTAGAGCTCCTCCACCAGGGCCTTGCCGATGCCCCGGCTGCCGCCGGTGACGAGGACGTTCGCACCCTTCAGAACGGTCATGACTGCCTCCGCAGAATTGGAAACTGATCGGTTTCCACTACAGTAAACCGATCGGTATCCCAGCGCAAGCGCCACGAGGGAGCGCTGGTCGACGCGGGCCGGCGGATGGGCGGTTCGATCAGCACGGCGCTCGTGGCCACCGTCGCCTCGTGATCGCCCGCTGAGCCGGGATCGCCCGGTTCCCGGCCGTGGACGGCGTCGGGAGCCGCCCCGTCGAGCCTTGTAAACCGATCGGTTTGCAATGGGGCGAAATGGAGTTAACCTCGCCGTATGACCACCGAAGCGAAGCCGAGTCCCCGAGAGCGCCTGCTGGAGGCGGCAGCCGCGCTCACCTATCGAGACGGTGTCGGTGTCGGCGTCGACGCGCTGTGCAAGGCGGCGGGGGTGTCGAAGCGTTCCATGTACCAGTTGTTCGAGAGCAAGGACGAACTGCTGGCGGCGAGCCTGGAGGCTCGCGCCTCCGCCTACGCGGCGACGCTCCTGCCCGCATCGGACGACAACCGTTCACCGCGCGAGCGGATCATGCACGTGTTCGACCAGTTGGCGTCACAGGCGGGTGCGCCCGACTTCCTGGGCTGTCGGTACCTCGCCGTGCAGATCGAGCTCAAGGATCAGGGCCACCCGGCGAGCCGGGTGGCCCGCCGGGTCAAGGAGAACCTGACGGCCTTCTTCCGCTCCGAGGCCGGACAGGGTGGGGCGAGCGACCCGGATCTGCTGGCCCGGCAGCTGATCCTGATCTTCGACGGCGCAAGTGCCCGCGCGGGGATCGGGGCCGACACACCGGCGGGGCTCATCGCTCCCACGGTGGCCGTCCTGCTCGACGCGGCGGGCATGCGCTGACCCGCCACGCCGCGGGATCCGGCGCGCAGCCTCGTCACGGCCGTACCGACGTCCCGTCGTTCTCGCGAGGTGTCACGGTGCCGAGAGCAGGCCGGGCCCCGGAGGCGAGGAGCCGTCGACGTGGTTACACCGCGACCGACTTCAACGGGCACAGCGGCGCTCAGACGGTGGCCGAGGGGACCGACGCCGTCGTCGGACTCGCCACCATCGGGGCGGACGGCCCGACCGGAGCCCTGCGCGACCGGCACGGCGCGCTGGGCTGGTGACCCACCGCAGAACCCGGGGCGTGCCCGGCGCTGACGACGGCGGCTCCGCGGTGCGCCTGTGAAACCGTGCTCCAGGGGGTGCGCCGGCCCGCCCGGTGCTCCTACGACGGCGTGGGCGGGTGCGGGGAGCGGAGCACGAGCAGGGTGATCTCGCTGGGGGCGAAGACGCGGAACGGCGGGCCCCAGAAGCCGGTGCCGCGACTGGTGTAGAGGAGGGTGCGGGCGCCGTGCCGGCTCAGGCCCGCGACGACGGGCTGGTCGATGCGGACCAGGTGGTGGAAGGGCCAGATCTGGCCGCCGTGGGTGTGGCCGGAGAGCTGGAGGTCGATACCGGCGGCCGCCGCCCGGTCGACGAACTTGGGCTGGTGCGCCAGGAGCAGGACGGGCAGGTCGGGGTCGGCGCCGTTCAGGGCTCCGGCGAGGTGGGCGCCGTGGCCTGCCAGGCCGGAGGACTCGGCGGTGACGTCGTCCACACCGGCGACCACGAGGGTGTCGCCTCCCCGTTCGAGAAGCAGATGGCGGTTGCGCAGCGGTTCCCAGCCCAGCTCGTCCATCAGGTCGACCCAGCCCTGGGCCTCGCTGTAGTACTCGTGGTTGCCGGTGACGTACACCCGGGCCCGGGTGGCCCGCACCGAACCGAGCGGGACGGCCTGGGCGCGGCGGAGTTCGGCCGTGCCGTCCGCGATGTCGCCGGTGTGGCAGACCAGGTCGGCTTCCAGGGTGTTCACGGTCTCGCACACCCGTGCCGACCAGCGAGCGCGATCGAGCGGGCCGTAGTGGGTGTCGGTGATGAGGGCGACCCGGGTGCCGTCCAACCCGGCTCCCAGCCGCGGGAGTAGCACGTCCAGTCGACGCACGCGCGGCACACGGCGGGCCTCTGCGTACCCCCAGGCGAGCAGCACGGCGCTGACACCGAGGACCGCCCACGTGACGACGCGGGCCCGGTCCTGACTCTCGCCGACGCCGGCCAGGGTCAGGGCGAGCCGCAGCAGGACACCGAGCAGAACGGACCAGGTGAACAGCACCCAGCCCGTGCCCAGCAGGGTGTCACCGACGATCGCGGCCCGGTCCTGCTGACGCCGGCCGTGGCCGCGCACCATGGCGAGCGGCATACCGACGAGGCCGAGGACGCACAGGGCGGTGCCGGCCACCATGACGGACAGCGGCCAGTGCTGCCCGGTGTGCAGGAGCACCACGCAGGGCACCGCCCACAGCAGCACGGGGGCGATCAGGGGGAGATAGCGCATCAGGCGGTGCAGTCGGCTGCGCCGCGGCGCTTGCGCCGCACTGTCCGCGGGCCGGGTGTCGCTCGTGTCGGTCACGGTTCCGCTCCCTGACCAGGCTGCCGTTTCGCGCACTCTATCCGGTCGCCCCGGGACCGGCCGGACCGGCGTTCATGGGCGACGCCCGCGCCGCGCCGCGTCGCGCCACGCGACCGCGGATCCTGCCCTGGGGGACGGACTCCCGGCAGTATCGGCGCGGCGTGTGACGTGCGTCACGTCATCCCATTGGTTACGTTGAGGTGACCGGACACCGATGGTGAGTATGGAGACGCAGCAGGAGAACTCGCCGAAGGAGAGAGCCTGCGGATCGAGGCCAAGTGCACCGCGGGGTCCGGCTCTTCTCGGCGGGCCGGCAGGCCGACGACTTCCGGGGCGGCGCCCGGGGAGCAGGTCTGCCGACGCCGGACCGCGCGTCGTTGATCCATCCCGAGTCGCGCACGTCGCGGCTCGCATCCACCTCGTAACGGTAGTCGTCCCGCCTCCGCGTCAGAGGCGTAAGGAGTGTTGTCATGACCAGCAAGAACGTCGACATCGCACGTGAGTACTTCCAGGCCGTCCGGACGGGTGACCTGGCCAAGGTGGGCGAGCTCCTGGACGAGGAGATCGTCTGGCACCAGCCGGGCGCCAACCGGTTCTCCGGTGAGCGCAAGGGGCGCGACGCCGTCTTCGCGATGCTCGGCGGGATGATGGAGGCCAGCCAGGGCTCCTTCGCCATCGACGCGATCCACGCCCTCATGGGCAACGGGGACATGGTGGCCGCCTCGATCCACTTCGCCGGGCGGCGCGAGGACGCGTCCATGAGCATGGACGGCGTGGACGTCCTGCGCCTCGAGGACGGCAAGATCGTCGAGATGTGGCTGTTCTCCCACGACCAGGTGGCCGAGGACGCCTTCTGGGGGAAGTAGGCCGCCCCTACCCTTCCCGGGCGGAAGCACCGGTCAGGTCACTGGCGGGCGTCGTAGCTCTCGCGTGCCGCGAGTACCTCGGTGAAGTGTTCCTCGGCCCAGAGGGCGATTGCCTGAAGCGGGGCGTACAGGGTGCGCCCCAGTGCGGTCAACTCGTACTCGACCCGGGGCGGGACCTCGCCGTACACGTGCCGGGTGACGAGCCCGTCGCGTTCCAGGTCCCGGAGCGTCTCGGTGAGGACCTTGGCGCTGATGCCGTCGACGCTGGTGCGCAG contains these protein-coding regions:
- a CDS encoding DoxX family membrane protein, which gives rise to MSSVTTSTTPAAARRGLLADPGYQAFVILRTAFTVAPILFGLDKFANLLVDWPAYLAPWIDDLVPGSAQAAMYAVGAIEIVAGIAVALAPRFGAWLVAGWLGGIIVNLLTIPDYYDIALRDFGLLLAAVALARLAERYHGARRH
- a CDS encoding nuclear transport factor 2 family protein; this encodes MTSKNVDIAREYFQAVRTGDLAKVGELLDEEIVWHQPGANRFSGERKGRDAVFAMLGGMMEASQGSFAIDAIHALMGNGDMVAASIHFAGRREDASMSMDGVDVLRLEDGKIVEMWLFSHDQVAEDAFWGK
- a CDS encoding TetR/AcrR family transcriptional regulator, translated to MTTEAKPSPRERLLEAAAALTYRDGVGVGVDALCKAAGVSKRSMYQLFESKDELLAASLEARASAYAATLLPASDDNRSPRERIMHVFDQLASQAGAPDFLGCRYLAVQIELKDQGHPASRVARRVKENLTAFFRSEAGQGGASDPDLLARQLILIFDGASARAGIGADTPAGLIAPTVAVLLDAAGMR
- a CDS encoding metallophosphoesterase, yielding MTDTSDTRPADSAAQAPRRSRLHRLMRYLPLIAPVLLWAVPCVVLLHTGQHWPLSVMVAGTALCVLGLVGMPLAMVRGHGRRQQDRAAIVGDTLLGTGWVLFTWSVLLGVLLRLALTLAGVGESQDRARVVTWAVLGVSAVLLAWGYAEARRVPRVRRLDVLLPRLGAGLDGTRVALITDTHYGPLDRARWSARVCETVNTLEADLVCHTGDIADGTAELRRAQAVPLGSVRATRARVYVTGNHEYYSEAQGWVDLMDELGWEPLRNRHLLLERGGDTLVVAGVDDVTAESSGLAGHGAHLAGALNGADPDLPVLLLAHQPKFVDRAAAAGIDLQLSGHTHGGQIWPFHHLVRIDQPVVAGLSRHGARTLLYTSRGTGFWGPPFRVFAPSEITLLVLRSPHPPTPS
- a CDS encoding SDR family oxidoreductase; its protein translation is MTVLKGANVLVTGGSRGIGKALVEELYARGAGKVYATARDPRGVTHPDAVPVALEVTDPASVAAAAAQAGDVTVVINNAGASVGASFLDSPVDDVRREFETNFYGPLLVARAFVPVIERNGGGHLLNVHSVLSWIALGGSYSASKAALWSQTNSLRLELQPRGISVTGLHVGYVDTDLAAGVDAPKSDPRDVAALALDGIESGAYEVLADDISRQVKAGLAGDLTGLYAQLAD
- a CDS encoding winged helix-turn-helix transcriptional regulator, translated to MTATCPSRTSLARIANKWTAMVVIALSVGPLRFRDLRTSVDGISAKVLTETLRDLERDGLVTRHVYGEVPPRVEYELTALGRTLYAPLQAIALWAEEHFTEVLAARESYDARQ
- a CDS encoding helix-turn-helix transcriptional regulator, which translates into the protein MFVTDPKEVRDADVSAIAALDEPTRRRLYDHVVRQPAPVGRDEAAAALGLARQTAAFHLDRLADESLLDVVYERRSGRTGPGAGRPAKLYRRSAKQIAVSLPDRRYELAGRLLAQAVEESAATGEAVEQVLHRKAEELGTHLGEAGGAVLSGVLERYGFEPHREEDAIVLGNCPFHALAREHTQTVCGMNLHLLRGVLHGLGERGYEACLSPGPGRCCVRLEPVT